One Nocardia iowensis DNA window includes the following coding sequences:
- a CDS encoding biotin-dependent carboxyltransferase family protein, translated as MIVIEQVGPLATVQDLGRPGWFGSGVGPAGAADRSSFRLANRLVGNPEEYAGLEVLLGGLVLRADTHVTVAVTGAPAPAVVDATPVGHASVLELEAGQVLRLGLATVGLRSYLAVRGGIAVPPVLGSRSRDTLSGIGPVPLGPGDTLPIGPAPNTIPVIDFAPVADPPADIVTIRAVLGPRDDWFTDPTALFEGAWVMSTDTDRVGARLDRREGPPLERTVERELPTEGMALGSIQVPPSGQPVVFLADHPITGGYPVVAVVLDADVDAVAQARPGQPVRFRPVRADLSSANPAGRA; from the coding sequence ATGATCGTGATCGAGCAGGTCGGCCCGCTCGCCACCGTCCAAGACCTCGGTAGGCCAGGGTGGTTCGGCTCCGGTGTCGGCCCGGCCGGTGCGGCCGACCGCTCGTCGTTCCGGCTGGCCAATCGGCTGGTCGGCAATCCGGAGGAGTACGCGGGACTCGAGGTGCTGCTCGGTGGGCTGGTGTTGCGGGCGGATACGCATGTCACCGTCGCGGTCACCGGTGCGCCCGCCCCGGCCGTGGTGGACGCGACACCGGTCGGGCACGCCAGCGTGCTGGAACTCGAGGCGGGACAGGTGCTTCGGCTCGGCCTCGCGACCGTCGGCCTGCGGAGTTATCTGGCCGTGCGTGGCGGAATCGCGGTGCCACCGGTGCTCGGTTCGCGCAGCCGCGACACCCTGTCGGGCATCGGCCCGGTTCCACTGGGTCCCGGCGATACGCTGCCGATCGGGCCCGCGCCGAACACCATTCCGGTCATCGACTTCGCGCCGGTCGCCGATCCGCCCGCGGATATCGTCACGATCCGCGCGGTGCTCGGCCCGCGCGACGACTGGTTCACCGACCCGACAGCACTTTTCGAGGGTGCGTGGGTGATGTCCACCGACACCGACCGGGTAGGGGCTCGGCTGGATCGCCGCGAGGGACCGCCATTGGAACGAACGGTGGAACGCGAACTGCCGACCGAAGGCATGGCCCTCGGCTCGATCCAGGTTCCGCCGAGCGGACAACCGGTGGTGTTCCTCGCGGATCATCCGATCACCGGCGGCTATCCGGTGGTCGCGGTCGTCCTCGACGCGGACGTGGACGCCGTCGCGCAGGCACGACCCGGACAACCCGTCCGCTTCCGCCCGGTTCGAGCCGATCTCAGTTCGGCGAATCCAGCTGGGCGTGCATGA
- a CDS encoding 5-oxoprolinase subunit B family protein, whose product MRSAPDDFDPDRLIRPAGDRAWLVLPSHRGEVTKLVAALRIGTPSGVEDVLPAAETVLVTLVSPAYAESVRRAIEKILRGMQQPAADQDSDIVSRGTLPDNDSPDDPVVVPVRYDGADLAEVARLLGISQAQVVAEHTGTVWRCAFVGFAPGFGYLESPDARLTVPRRSQARTTIPAGAVALAGGYSAVYPRSTPGGWHLIGTTDLRMWDVDRDPPALIRAGGFVRFVDEGSSG is encoded by the coding sequence ATGCGCTCGGCACCGGATGATTTCGACCCGGATCGGCTGATCCGGCCTGCTGGTGATCGGGCGTGGCTGGTGCTGCCGTCCCACCGCGGTGAGGTAACGAAACTGGTTGCGGCGCTGCGAATCGGCACGCCGAGTGGCGTGGAAGATGTGCTGCCTGCCGCGGAAACAGTTCTCGTGACGCTGGTTTCACCGGCGTATGCGGAATCCGTCCGCCGCGCGATCGAGAAGATCCTGCGTGGCATGCAACAGCCTGCCGCAGACCAGGATTCGGACATTGTTTCCCGTGGAACACTGCCGGACAACGATTCTCCCGATGATCCGGTGGTGGTTCCGGTGCGCTACGACGGCGCCGATCTCGCCGAGGTAGCGCGACTGCTCGGGATCAGCCAGGCGCAGGTGGTGGCCGAACATACCGGCACGGTCTGGCGGTGCGCGTTCGTCGGATTCGCACCTGGCTTCGGCTATCTGGAGTCCCCCGATGCCCGACTGACCGTGCCGCGCCGGTCACAGGCCCGCACCACGATTCCCGCGGGCGCGGTCGCGCTGGCCGGTGGGTATTCGGCGGTGTACCCGCGCAGCACCCCCGGCGGATGGCATTTGATCGGCACGACCGACCTGCGGATGTGGGACGTGGACCGGGACCCACCCGCCCTGATCCGCGCAGGCGGGTTCGTCCGATTCGTCGACGAGGGGTCCAGCGGATGA
- a CDS encoding LamB/YcsF family protein: MPLDLNSDLGEGFGPWTMGDDAAMLDIVTSANIACGFHAGDPSIMRRTCGLAVEKGVRIGAHVGYRDLAGFGRREITMVPAELRDEVLYQIGSLDAFAKAAGDRVRYVKPHGALYHSASRDRQLADAVLAAITDYDPGLALLGPAGTQLEEAAEAAKVRFVGEGFADRAYTPTGTLAARGLPGAVLRTNEAVAQAVSIAMSGTARTVDGSGEVAVRAASMCVHGDTPAAVEMARLIRTALDEVGVPVEPFG; the protein is encoded by the coding sequence ATGCCGCTGGATCTGAACAGTGATCTCGGCGAGGGCTTCGGGCCGTGGACGATGGGCGACGACGCGGCGATGCTGGACATCGTCACCAGCGCCAACATTGCGTGCGGGTTCCATGCGGGCGATCCCTCGATCATGCGCCGGACCTGCGGACTCGCCGTCGAGAAGGGGGTCAGGATCGGCGCTCACGTTGGGTACCGCGATCTGGCCGGGTTCGGTCGCCGCGAGATCACGATGGTTCCGGCCGAACTGCGCGACGAGGTGCTGTATCAGATCGGCAGTCTCGACGCGTTCGCCAAGGCGGCGGGCGATCGGGTGCGGTACGTGAAACCACATGGTGCGCTCTACCATTCGGCCTCGCGCGACCGGCAGCTCGCGGACGCGGTGCTGGCCGCGATCACCGACTACGATCCCGGCTTGGCGCTGCTCGGCCCGGCCGGAACCCAGCTGGAAGAGGCCGCCGAGGCCGCCAAGGTGCGCTTCGTCGGTGAGGGCTTCGCCGATCGCGCGTACACGCCGACCGGCACGCTCGCCGCGCGCGGCCTGCCCGGTGCGGTGTTGCGTACCAACGAGGCGGTCGCGCAGGCGGTTTCGATCGCCATGTCGGGTACCGCCCGCACGGTCGACGGGTCCGGCGAGGTGGCGGTGCGCGCGGCGAGCATGTGTGTGCACGGCGACACGCCCGCCGCCGTCGAGATGGCCCGGCTCATCCGCACCGCCCTGGACGAGGTCGGGGTGCCGGTCGAACCGTTCGGCTGA
- a CDS encoding CCA tRNA nucleotidyltransferase yields MVLTESEDAELDRRTRLLAAAAVTLGGLSDVLEPLGEMFAARGYELYLVGGSVRDAVLGRLGTDLDFTTDARPEQVQEMLRGWADHLWDTGGLAFGTVSGSKGGQQLEITTFRSDNYDRVSRNPEVTFGDTLAGDLVRRDFTVNAMAVRIGADGSLEFVDPLGGMDALLAGMLDTPAAPEDSFNDDPLRMLRAARFVAQLGFELHPRVREAITAMADQIERITAERVRVELDKLIGGAHPIDGINIMCETGLAQRVLPEVPAMKLEIDEHHQHKDVYWHSLTVLQQAIDLEDGDPDLVLRWAALLHDIGKPDTKRNEPGGGVSFHHHEVVGAKMVRKRMRALKYPKQFTEDVARLVFLHLRFHGYGKGQWTDSAVRRYVTDADDLLPRLHKLVRADCTTRNKRRAAALRATYDELESRIERLREQEDLAKVRPDLDGNAIMELLGLPPGPEVGKAWRFLKELRLDRGPMTREEAESALQEWWKAQG; encoded by the coding sequence GTGGTTTTGACCGAGTCCGAGGACGCAGAGCTGGATAGACGTACCCGATTGCTGGCTGCTGCGGCGGTGACGTTGGGCGGGCTGTCCGATGTGCTGGAACCGCTCGGCGAGATGTTCGCGGCGCGGGGATATGAGCTGTACCTGGTCGGCGGCAGTGTGCGGGACGCGGTGCTCGGGCGGTTGGGGACCGATCTCGACTTCACCACCGACGCGCGCCCGGAGCAGGTGCAGGAGATGCTGCGCGGCTGGGCCGATCATCTGTGGGACACCGGGGGTTTGGCGTTCGGCACGGTGAGCGGGTCGAAGGGCGGCCAGCAGCTGGAAATCACCACCTTCCGCAGCGACAACTACGACCGGGTCTCCCGCAATCCCGAGGTCACCTTCGGCGACACCCTGGCCGGCGATCTGGTGCGCCGGGACTTCACCGTCAACGCGATGGCCGTGCGGATCGGCGCGGACGGTTCGCTGGAGTTCGTCGACCCGCTCGGCGGAATGGACGCGCTGCTCGCGGGCATGCTGGATACGCCTGCCGCGCCGGAGGATTCGTTCAACGACGACCCGTTGCGCATGCTGCGCGCGGCTCGGTTCGTCGCGCAGCTCGGCTTCGAGCTGCATCCGCGGGTCCGCGAGGCGATCACCGCGATGGCCGATCAGATCGAGCGGATCACTGCCGAGCGGGTCCGGGTGGAACTCGACAAGTTGATCGGCGGCGCGCACCCGATCGATGGCATCAACATCATGTGCGAGACCGGCCTGGCCCAGCGGGTGCTGCCCGAGGTGCCCGCGATGAAGCTGGAGATCGACGAGCACCACCAGCACAAGGACGTCTACTGGCACTCGCTCACCGTGCTGCAGCAGGCCATCGATCTGGAGGACGGCGACCCCGACCTGGTGTTGCGCTGGGCCGCGCTGCTGCACGACATCGGCAAGCCGGACACCAAACGCAACGAGCCGGGCGGCGGCGTCAGCTTCCACCACCACGAGGTGGTCGGGGCGAAGATGGTGCGCAAGCGGATGCGGGCGCTGAAGTACCCCAAGCAGTTCACCGAGGATGTGGCCCGGCTGGTATTCCTGCACTTGCGTTTCCACGGGTACGGCAAGGGGCAGTGGACCGATTCCGCGGTGCGCCGGTATGTCACCGACGCCGACGATCTGCTCCCCCGCTTGCACAAACTGGTCCGCGCCGACTGCACCACCCGTAACAAGCGCAGGGCCGCCGCGTTGCGCGCCACCTATGACGAGTTGGAGTCGCGGATCGAGCGGCTGCGCGAGCAGGAGGATCTGGCCAAGGTCCGGCCGGATCTGGACGGCAACGCGATCATGGAATTGCTCGGTCTGCCACCGGGCCCCGAGGTCGGCAAGGCGTGGCGGTTCCTCAAGGAGCTGCGGTTGGATCGCGGTCCGATGACCCGCGAGGAGGCGGAGTCGGCGTTGCAGGAGTGGTGGAAGGCGCAGGGTTAG